The DNA region AAAAAAGCCGTGGCAAAAGCCACGGCTTTGAAAATTGAAACTTAACCTAACCAATTATTTCGTTCCACCATTGACTCTCGTCTTTGAATAAAGGTCATCGGATGTCTGCTTAGGTGTATTCGGATTCGTTGAAACCTCACTTTGCGGATAGAACAAGCGTTGCGGGAACTGAGTCCCACGCTTTGGAGTAAGCCAAACTATATTTCCATCCCCATCAACATAATTTACCCTATAATCAATCCTGCGCAAAAAGTTAAACACCTCAACTTGATGCATCAACGCAAGATACATCTCGTTTAGAATCGCCTGTAGAACTTGTGTTTGATCATTTCCAAAATCTGCCGGGGTAAGATTTGTGCTCAATGTAGTCCCAAAAATGTTATTAACATATGTCCTTGCTTGATTTAAATAATTCACTGCATTTGCCAAATCTCCCTTTCTAGCGTATGCCTCTGCGATCAAAAGTAATGTCTCAGATGCCCTTATAACCGGGAAATAAGCATTCGTTGCATAGGCACGCGTGGTATTCAAGTCATTGCTATCAGCTGTAAAATAATAATTAAATCGCCCAGCTTCGCTAGCCCCTCTTGAACCAAGCATCTTGGTCGCAAAACATTTCAAAGCCCTAAGATAACCCGACCTATCAACAACGATGAATGAATACCAAAGATTCATATTACCTCCTTGCACTGTTCCATGCGTAAAAACGAAGTCATCAGCACCGTAACCTGCTGCGGGCGCAGTTCCAGTCCTCGTTGTTGATGTTATCCCATTAAGCCCAGCTTGTATGACCTGGTCAAGAATTGTTGTCGGATAATTATCCTTTCTTGCCAAATGCATCAGATATCTCGCCTTTGCTGAATACGCTGCCTTTATCCACTTTGCTACCTTTCCACCGGTTGAGTAAATATCTTGTGGAAGGTCAGCCGTGTTTTGTTGTAAAACTTGAATGCCCTCGTCAAGCGCAGCTATAGCAGCATTATAAACATCAATTTGATTGTCATATTTAGGCGTCAATGTTTTCTCCGGCTGAGCTGCCTCCGAATATGGAACATCACCCCAAAGAGCAGCAACATTTCCCATGTGTATTCCCTCAAGAACTCTAGCTGCACCATACAAATTCATAAATCCCTCATCTTTCGCCTTTGCCTGCGTTATTTTCAGATTCGTCAAAACACGGGTATATGCCAGAAACCAATCATTTGAAAAATCATTAGCCGTTATATTATAAATATCAAAAGATGCAAACTGCCTATCTGCACCTGTTGCCTGTTGAGCCCAAACAGCCGCAAGCTTGCTCGGGAATCCTTCATAAAATTCAATAAATGCTGCCTGAGCCCCTACAAATATTTTCGGTGACGGTGCTGTCGTAGGCGAAAGCGGATCTGTATCATAACCTTTGACATAATCCTCCGTTATCTTTGAGCAACCAGCTATAAATAAGATCATTGCCAATGCGACAACCATTAAACTTATTATTTTCTTCATTTTACCTGCTCCGATTTTTTCTTTTTAAAAATTTAAAAAGTAGAAGGGAAGACAGCTTTCACTGCCCTCCCAAAACTTTTATTTAATAATTGATGCTAATTGTGAAGATAACGCTCTTCATAGGCGGATTATTGAAGTAGTCAAGCCCTTGACCATTCGTCGGTCCAGTAAGGTTCGTCTCTGGATCAATCCCAGTATACTTCGTCCATATCTTAAAGTTCCTTAAGATGAGCCCAAGATCAATGCTCTCAAGCCCAAATCTCCTCAACGGAATGTTAACCGTGAGCGAAACCTCTCTTAATTTGACATATCCGCCATCCTCTATAAATTGCTCAGCCGGTCCAGTAAATCCTGAACCAGGACCGGACCAGAAATAATACTCATCAACAATTACCGGTCCACCACCAAAATCTGCAACATAACCACGGAACGAAACTGAGCCATCAGGATTCCTTACATAAGTTTTCCTTGTTGGGAAACGTGATATCATGTCGTTTGGAGTTAGACCAAGGTAATTCTTCAAGGTATTCGCCTGTTCAGGTGTCAGAGTTGTCCACCAGTTCTGGTCTCCATGGGTTCCGAAATAATACAAAGCTCCCTTTGTCCCGTTCCAAATTTTTCCACCCTTGGAGATGTCAACTACAACATTGAGAGTTACTCTTCCATATCTCAAAGTGTTGATTATACCAGCCCTCCAATCAGGGTTAGGATCTCCAAGGACACCATAAGTTGGTGATGGCACCGGGAAGCCATTATTGTCAAGTCTTATATCCCCTTTCTTAAAGCTATATTGCTTGTCACCTATAGTAACAGTTGTATCCTTCTCCCATCTTTCCCACCTTGATCCATAGATCACGCCGAGCTGATATCCAGTAACAGCTCTTGAGCTCGGATCAACAAAACCAGCAAGACCAACGGACTCAATCCCGGGAGCAAGTTCAACGACTGTGTTTTTGTTCCGTGACCAGTTAACAATTGTCGTCCAGGAAAGACCAGCAAACCTTAACCATTCAGCTGTAACTTGAATCTCGGTCCCCTTGTTCTCTATCTTTGCAGTATTAGCCCACCTTGATGAGAAACCACTTGATGGCGGGATAGCAACATTTAAGATTGCATCCCATGTCTTATTAAAGTAACTCGTATAACTTAAGCTTAACCTGTCATTGAAGAACTTCAAATCAAATCCGAACTCTGTTTCCTGCGTCATTTCAGGTTTCAATTTCGGATTCCCCAGCTGTGAGGACTGAACTGACCCACCACCGTAGTATACTGCATTTGTAACTGGACCCCAGCCATTTCCGAAGCTTGCATTCACATAATATGTTTTCGTCACATATGCTGGCGGTCTAACACCAGCAAGCCCAACTGCAGCACGAACCTTTCCAAACGAGAGAATCGGTTGCCTTGAAAAAACGGGCAACTTTGTAAATTCCCACGCAACGCTTCCGGATGGGAAGAAATATGTCATTCCAGCTTCAGTCCCATAAGTTGATGCACTCTCATTCCTTCCACTCAAACGAATATATAACTGATCAAAAACATCAAGCCCAAGCTCTCCGTAAAATGCACCAGTTCTAACAATCGCTCTACCTTCATCAGGCAAATAATCAAGCGTGTTAAGAATGTATGGTGGAGCATCTGTCAAAATAAATCTTGTCCCCTGAACAAATGTATTATCCGTTTGCTCATGGTCAAGGTGGAAACCAAGCAATAAAGAAGAATTGAGAATCGTCCCAAATTGACGCTTGAATCTGATCATAAAATCAGTGTTAAGCTGATACTGCGAAATCACTTGCCTTGTCACCCTACCCGTTGGAACACTAGCATCTTGATACGGCCAGAGCTGATTTCTCCTGTCAGTATAATAGTCAGCCCCAATCCTATATGTGAGATTTAACCATTTGAATGGGTCGTAGCTGATCTCAGCGCTACCAAAAACTCTATCTGTAAAGAACAGCGTGTTATTTTTGTAAATTGTAAAAAATGGATTATTATAACCGACACCACGAGCTGGATCACCCTCAGCGTTTCTATATGACCTATGCGAGTTAGGAGTTATAGCACCCGTTGGTGATTTATAGTTTACAAGATACGGCTGATTGTTGAAATCAGGTGGAGTTCTATAAGCGCCAAGCAAAAGACCACTTATGTTTGAACCCTGCTGAATTCTATTAGTTGATGTCTTAACATATGCAGCGTTTATCCTTGCTGTTATATTCTCCGCAAACCTCCTTGAAACATTACCGCGAATTGATGTCCTCTTGAAATCACTGTTAGCAAGTATAATGCCCTGTTCGATTAACCTTTCAGCATTTAGATAAAATGTCCCCCACTCATCACCACCGCTTATCTCAATTGAATAATTCTGAGTTATCGGCTTGCGGAAAAGCTCTGTCGCATGGTCATATGTATCCTTTGACCTTTTCACAAGAATTCTTGAATATGGATAATCAGGTCTTTCTAATGAATCAGGACCGCCAGGTCTATCAGCTATCCTATCACCCCAGCTCAAAGGATAATTAAACACAAAATTACCATATATACCTTGTCCGAATTCCCTTTGCAATGGGAAAGGTCTCAAAAGCTCAGAACGGTGAATCCTTGACTTAAGCGATAACCTCACCTTCCTTTGGGCTGAAAATGTCCCTGACTTCGTTTTGATAACTATGACACCGTTTGCAGCTCTTGCACCCCAAATAGCAGCTGCTGCAGGACCCTTCATAACCTCAATTGACTCAATATCCTCCGGGTTTATATCAACATTTCTTGAAATGGTTGAGACATTCCCAACGCTCGCACCAAATGTTGAATTCCATATCGGGACACCATCAACAACTATTAACGGTTGATTTGCCGTCTGAAGCGACCTCGGACCACGAAGAACTATTCTCGTTGAGGCACCCGGATCGCCAACCGTCTCAATCGTGAAAACACCAGGCGCTTTGACAGCAATTGAAGAAATCACATTTGTATAACCACTTCTCAAAATCTGTTCTCCTGTCACACTTGAAACCGATGTCCCAAGCTTTGCCCTCTCTTCCTCAGTTCCGATAGCTGTTACAACTATCGGGCTTACCGTTATAAGCCCTGGCGCAAGGCGGATATTTACAGTCACTGTATCCCCGGGGGT from Candidatus Thermokryptus mobilis includes:
- a CDS encoding SusD/RagB family nutrient-binding outer membrane lipoprotein; translated protein: MKKIISLMVVALAMILFIAGCSKITEDYVKGYDTDPLSPTTAPSPKIFVGAQAAFIEFYEGFPSKLAAVWAQQATGADRQFASFDIYNITANDFSNDWFLAYTRVLTNLKITQAKAKDEGFMNLYGAARVLEGIHMGNVAALWGDVPYSEAAQPEKTLTPKYDNQIDVYNAAIAALDEGIQVLQQNTADLPQDIYSTGGKVAKWIKAAYSAKARYLMHLARKDNYPTTILDQVIQAGLNGITSTTRTGTAPAAGYGADDFVFTHGTVQGGNMNLWYSFIVVDRSGYLRALKCFATKMLGSRGASEAGRFNYYFTADSNDLNTTRAYATNAYFPVIRASETLLLIAEAYARKGDLANAVNYLNQARTYVNNIFGTTLSTNLTPADFGNDQTQVLQAILNEMYLALMHQVEVFNFLRRIDYRVNYVDGDGNIVWLTPKRGTQFPQRLFYPQSEVSTNPNTPKQTSDDLYSKTRVNGGTK
- a CDS encoding SusC/RagA family TonB-linked outer membrane protein, giving the protein MKKLLIVLVLMFLMVATTFAQLGAIRGRITDAQTGEPLPGANIFLLNTVYGAASDVQGYYLIRNVVPGSYTLVAKYVGYQEFRQSVRVTPGDTVTVNIRLAPGLITVSPIVVTAIGTEEERAKLGTSVSSVTGEQILRSGYTNVISSIAVKAPGVFTIETVGDPGASTRIVLRGPRSLQTANQPLIVVDGVPIWNSTFGASVGNVSTISRNVDINPEDIESIEVMKGPAAAAIWGARAANGVIVIKTKSGTFSAQRKVRLSLKSRIHRSELLRPFPLQREFGQGIYGNFVFNYPLSWGDRIADRPGGPDSLERPDYPYSRILVKRSKDTYDHATELFRKPITQNYSIEISGGDEWGTFYLNAERLIEQGIILANSDFKRTSIRGNVSRRFAENITARINAAYVKTSTNRIQQGSNISGLLLGAYRTPPDFNNQPYLVNYKSPTGAITPNSHRSYRNAEGDPARGVGYNNPFFTIYKNNTLFFTDRVFGSAEISYDPFKWLNLTYRIGADYYTDRRNQLWPYQDASVPTGRVTRQVISQYQLNTDFMIRFKRQFGTILNSSLLLGFHLDHEQTDNTFVQGTRFILTDAPPYILNTLDYLPDEGRAIVRTGAFYGELGLDVFDQLYIRLSGRNESASTYGTEAGMTYFFPSGSVAWEFTKLPVFSRQPILSFGKVRAAVGLAGVRPPAYVTKTYYVNASFGNGWGPVTNAVYYGGGSVQSSQLGNPKLKPEMTQETEFGFDLKFFNDRLSLSYTSYFNKTWDAILNVAIPPSSGFSSRWANTAKIENKGTEIQVTAEWLRFAGLSWTTIVNWSRNKNTVVELAPGIESVGLAGFVDPSSRAVTGYQLGVIYGSRWERWEKDTTVTIGDKQYSFKKGDIRLDNNGFPVPSPTYGVLGDPNPDWRAGIINTLRYGRVTLNVVVDISKGGKIWNGTKGALYYFGTHGDQNWWTTLTPEQANTLKNYLGLTPNDMISRFPTRKTYVRNPDGSVSFRGYVADFGGGPVIVDEYYFWSGPGSGFTGPAEQFIEDGGYVKLREVSLTVNIPLRRFGLESIDLGLILRNFKIWTKYTGIDPETNLTGPTNGQGLDYFNNPPMKSVIFTISINY